In Streptomyces sp. NBC_00306, a single genomic region encodes these proteins:
- a CDS encoding FKBP-type peptidyl-prolyl cis-trans isomerase — translation MSIDKPEIDFPGGEPPADLEIKEIWEGDGPVAKAGDTVKVHYVGVAFSTGEEFDASWNRGTPLQFQLGAGQVIAGWDEGVQGMKVGGRRQLTIPAHLAYGDRGAGGGVIAPGETLIFVCDLVGV, via the coding sequence GTGAGCATCGACAAGCCCGAGATCGACTTCCCGGGTGGCGAGCCGCCGGCCGACCTGGAGATCAAGGAGATCTGGGAGGGCGACGGTCCGGTGGCCAAGGCGGGCGACACCGTCAAGGTCCACTACGTGGGTGTGGCCTTCTCCACCGGCGAGGAGTTCGACGCCTCCTGGAACCGCGGCACCCCGCTGCAGTTCCAGCTCGGTGCCGGTCAGGTCATCGCCGGCTGGGACGAGGGCGTGCAGGGCATGAAGGTCGGCGGCCGCCGCCAGCTGACCATCCCCGCGCACCTCGCGTACGGCGACCGCGGCGCCGGTGGCGGCGTCATCGCCCCGGGCGAGACGCTGATCTTCGTCTGCGACCTGGTCGGCGTCTGA
- a CDS encoding helix-turn-helix transcriptional regulator — translation MAIAKAERLMNLALCLLGTRRPLSKRELRGSIEAYLEAGSDDSFNRMFERDKDDLRELGLVIETVENLDGDTGYLARRDSNRLPAITLDAEEAAALGLAAKVWQQARLAGAASGALQKLRAAGMPEAEDSYEAQHSALEPRIPVHEAAFEPLMLACRHRRPVVFDYRKGNAARPEQRQVEPWTLECWRGHWYLAGWDRERAAERVFRLSRITGKVRSRAGSFTAPVPDVVTVRETVESWAGETATRTARIRLRTGCGYPLRARAASVRELGDGWEELEIPYGHGLDAWLVEFGPDVVVLEPADLRADVVERLRAVAKG, via the coding sequence ATGGCCATTGCCAAGGCGGAGCGGCTGATGAATCTGGCGCTGTGCCTGCTCGGAACCCGGCGCCCCCTCAGCAAACGCGAACTGCGCGGATCCATCGAGGCCTACCTCGAAGCGGGCTCCGACGACTCCTTCAACCGGATGTTCGAGCGCGACAAGGACGATCTGCGCGAACTCGGCCTGGTCATCGAGACCGTCGAGAACCTCGACGGTGACACCGGCTATCTCGCCCGCCGCGACAGCAACCGGCTGCCCGCCATCACGCTCGACGCCGAGGAAGCGGCCGCTCTCGGCCTCGCGGCCAAGGTCTGGCAGCAGGCCAGGCTCGCCGGCGCGGCCAGCGGTGCACTCCAGAAGCTGCGCGCGGCAGGCATGCCCGAGGCCGAGGACTCCTACGAGGCACAGCACAGCGCGCTGGAGCCCCGTATCCCCGTGCACGAAGCCGCCTTCGAGCCGCTGATGCTCGCCTGCCGCCACCGCCGGCCCGTGGTCTTCGACTACCGCAAGGGGAACGCGGCCCGTCCCGAGCAGCGCCAGGTCGAACCCTGGACGCTCGAATGCTGGCGCGGCCACTGGTACCTGGCCGGCTGGGACCGGGAGCGGGCGGCCGAGCGCGTCTTCCGGCTCTCCCGCATCACCGGCAAGGTCCGCTCGCGCGCCGGCTCCTTCACCGCGCCGGTCCCCGACGTCGTCACCGTCCGCGAGACGGTGGAGAGCTGGGCGGGGGAGACCGCGACCCGCACCGCCCGGATCCGGCTGCGCACCGGCTGCGGCTACCCGCTGCGTGCCAGGGCCGCGTCGGTACGGGAACTGGGGGACGGCTGGGAAGAGTTGGAGATTCCGTACGGACACGGTCTGGATGCCTGGCTGGTGGAGTTCGGCCCGGATGTCGTCGTCCTGGAGCCCGCGGATCTGCGGGCCGACGTGGTGGAGCGGCTGCGCGCCGTGGCCAAGGGCTGA
- the tatA gene encoding Sec-independent protein translocase subunit TatA: MFGRIGAPEIILILVVIILLFGAKKLPDMARSLGKSARILKSEAKAMKSEGGQQPAPADPPQPGTPQDQANPRTIKAAPGDVTSSRPVTEPTDTTQR, encoded by the coding sequence ATGTTCGGACGGATCGGCGCTCCGGAGATCATCCTGATCCTCGTCGTCATCATCCTCCTGTTCGGCGCCAAGAAGCTTCCGGACATGGCCCGTTCGCTGGGCAAGTCCGCCCGCATCCTCAAGAGCGAGGCCAAGGCGATGAAGTCGGAGGGCGGTCAGCAGCCCGCGCCCGCCGACCCGCCGCAGCCCGGTACGCCGCAGGACCAGGCCAACCCGCGCACGATCAAGGCCGCTCCCGGCGATGTGACCAGCTCGCGTCCCGTGACCGAGCCGACGGACACCACCCAGCGCTGA
- the tatC gene encoding twin-arginine translocase subunit TatC, with protein MLKSARKQERDPEGRMPLVEHLRELRNRLAKGLLAIVAITVVAAFFYNDIINFFTKPVLESVGCPSSFSELAKKPEDTTCAQITINGLLTPFTLALKVSLMAGVVLASPIWLYQLWAFLAPGLHKSEKKYALIFVGAGFPLFLGGGYFAYQVLPTTAKVLIEFTPFGVDNLLPLDDLLDLVTRMVIVFGLAFELPLLLVLLNLGGVITGRRMLGWWRGMIMGITVFAALATPSTDPLTMIALAAPITVLYFVATGISLVNDRRRAIRDAKGPRADEASELDLTPEDIGEIEPVSATRALPEQATGEADGGRSHRLNGYDDIT; from the coding sequence TTGCTCAAGTCTGCCCGCAAGCAGGAGAGGGATCCCGAGGGGCGGATGCCCCTCGTGGAGCACCTGCGTGAGCTTCGGAACAGGCTCGCGAAGGGACTCCTGGCGATCGTGGCCATCACGGTCGTCGCCGCCTTCTTCTACAACGACATCATCAACTTCTTCACGAAGCCCGTTCTGGAGTCGGTGGGTTGCCCCAGCTCCTTCTCGGAGCTGGCGAAGAAGCCCGAGGACACCACGTGCGCGCAGATCACCATCAATGGCCTGCTGACGCCGTTCACCCTCGCGCTGAAGGTCTCCCTCATGGCGGGTGTCGTCCTCGCCTCGCCGATCTGGCTCTACCAGCTGTGGGCCTTCCTCGCGCCCGGCCTGCACAAGAGTGAGAAGAAGTACGCGCTGATCTTCGTGGGCGCCGGCTTCCCCCTCTTCCTGGGCGGCGGCTACTTCGCCTACCAGGTGCTGCCGACCACCGCGAAGGTGCTGATCGAGTTCACGCCGTTCGGTGTGGACAACCTGCTGCCGCTGGACGATCTGCTCGACCTCGTGACCCGTATGGTGATCGTCTTCGGCCTCGCCTTCGAGCTGCCGCTGCTGCTGGTCCTGCTCAACCTAGGCGGGGTCATCACCGGCCGGCGGATGCTCGGCTGGTGGCGCGGCATGATCATGGGCATCACCGTCTTCGCCGCCCTGGCCACGCCCAGCACCGACCCGCTCACGATGATCGCGCTGGCGGCGCCCATCACCGTGCTGTACTTCGTCGCCACCGGTATCTCGCTGGTCAACGACCGCCGCCGGGCCATCCGGGACGCCAAGGGCCCCCGGGCCGACGAGGCCTCCGAGCTCGACCTCACGCCGGAGGACATCGGCGAGATCGAGCCCGTCTCCGCGACGCGCGCCCTGCCGGAGCAGGCGACGGGCGAGGCGGACGGCGGACGTTCGCACCGGCTCAACGGATACGACGACATCACCTGA
- a CDS encoding FKBP-type peptidyl-prolyl cis-trans isomerase, translating to MRRLAGLLVVPLLLLSSVACGSDDKASDSASMKNGLPAITAGEKFGQKPTLAKGEGDPPKELKVNVISEGKGQKVKKGDAIQVNYLGQSWDSTKPFDNSFDRKQPFDLTLGAGQVIKGWDQGLEGQKVGSRVELGIPPELGYGAQGQGDIKPNATLVFVVDILKATTIPTSAKGTDVAQDNIDLPKVGTNTDGKAPTMTFPKQADPPKKLVSNYVIEGTGPALTDKDSVVVQYQAFLWAGGKKFDSTYDTGKTQTFPLGQVTLKGLKDGLIGKKVGSRVLLVIPPDQAFGAKEQQGIPKNSTLVFSVDLLTKV from the coding sequence GTGCGCCGACTTGCCGGCCTTCTTGTCGTCCCGCTGCTGCTGTTGTCGTCAGTGGCGTGCGGCAGCGATGACAAGGCCTCCGATTCCGCCTCGATGAAGAACGGACTGCCCGCGATCACCGCGGGGGAGAAGTTCGGGCAGAAGCCGACTCTCGCCAAGGGCGAGGGGGATCCGCCCAAGGAGCTGAAGGTCAATGTCATCAGCGAGGGCAAGGGCCAGAAAGTCAAGAAGGGCGACGCGATCCAGGTCAACTACCTGGGCCAGTCGTGGGATTCCACCAAGCCCTTCGACAACAGCTTCGACCGCAAGCAGCCGTTCGATCTGACCCTCGGCGCCGGCCAGGTCATCAAGGGCTGGGACCAGGGCCTCGAGGGCCAGAAGGTCGGCAGCCGCGTCGAGCTGGGCATCCCGCCGGAGCTCGGCTACGGAGCGCAGGGCCAGGGCGACATCAAGCCCAACGCCACGCTCGTCTTCGTCGTCGACATCCTGAAGGCGACCACCATCCCGACGTCCGCCAAGGGCACCGACGTCGCGCAGGACAACATCGACCTGCCGAAGGTGGGCACCAACACCGACGGCAAGGCCCCCACGATGACCTTCCCGAAGCAGGCCGACCCGCCGAAGAAGCTCGTCTCGAACTACGTCATCGAGGGCACGGGACCCGCGCTCACCGACAAGGACAGCGTCGTCGTCCAGTACCAGGCCTTCCTGTGGGCCGGTGGCAAGAAGTTCGACAGCACCTACGACACGGGCAAGACCCAGACCTTCCCGCTCGGACAGGTCACCCTCAAGGGACTCAAGGACGGTCTGATCGGCAAGAAGGTCGGCAGTCGCGTCCTGCTGGTCATCCCGCCGGACCAGGCCTTCGGTGCCAAGGAGCAGCAGGGCATCCCGAAGAACTCCACGCTGGTGTTCTCCGTGGACCTGCTGACGAAGGTGTAA
- the pafA gene encoding Pup--protein ligase: MDRRIFGLENEYGVTCTFRGQRRLSPDEVARYLFRRVVSWGRSSNVFLRNGARLYLDVGSHPEYATPECDNVTELVTHDKAGERILEGLLVDAERRLHEEGIAGDVYLFKNNTDSAGNSYGCHENYLVARHGEFSRLADILIPFLVTRQLLCGAGKVLQTPRGAVYCVSQRAEHIWEGVSSATTRSRPIINTRDEPHADAERYRRLHVIVGDSNMSETTMLLKVGATDLVLRMIEAGTVMRDLTLENPIRAIREVSHDITGQRKVRLASGREASALEVQREYYEKAVDFVDRRGIRTGTVEQVLELWGRTLDAIDAEDLDRIGTEIDWVMKYKLIERYRAKHNMTMSHPRVAQIDLAYHDIHRRRGLYYLLEKKGQAARICNDLKIFEGKSVPPQTTRARLRGDFIRRAQEQRRDFTVDWVHLKLNDQAQRTVLCKDPFRSVDDRVEKLIAGM; the protein is encoded by the coding sequence ATGGACCGCCGCATTTTCGGGCTGGAGAACGAGTACGGCGTCACGTGCACGTTCAGGGGACAGCGCCGACTGTCACCTGACGAAGTGGCGCGCTACCTCTTCCGCCGTGTTGTCTCATGGGGCCGCAGCAGCAACGTCTTCCTGCGGAACGGCGCCCGCCTCTACCTCGACGTGGGTTCGCATCCGGAATACGCGACACCGGAATGCGACAACGTGACCGAACTGGTCACCCACGACAAGGCCGGCGAGCGCATTCTCGAAGGCCTGCTCGTCGACGCCGAACGCCGCCTGCACGAGGAGGGAATCGCGGGCGACGTCTATCTGTTCAAGAACAACACCGACTCGGCGGGAAACTCCTACGGATGCCACGAGAACTATCTCGTCGCACGCCACGGAGAGTTCTCCCGGCTCGCGGACATCCTCATCCCGTTCCTGGTCACCCGTCAGCTGCTGTGCGGCGCGGGCAAGGTACTCCAGACCCCGCGGGGCGCGGTCTACTGCGTCAGCCAGCGCGCCGAGCACATCTGGGAGGGTGTCAGCTCCGCGACCACCCGCTCCCGCCCGATCATCAACACCCGGGACGAACCGCACGCGGACGCCGAGCGCTACCGCCGGCTGCACGTCATCGTCGGTGACTCCAACATGTCCGAGACGACCATGCTGCTCAAGGTCGGCGCCACCGACCTCGTGCTGCGCATGATCGAGGCCGGCACCGTGATGCGCGACCTGACCCTGGAGAACCCGATCCGGGCGATCCGCGAGGTCAGCCACGACATCACCGGCCAGCGCAAGGTGCGCCTGGCCAGCGGACGCGAGGCCTCGGCCCTCGAGGTCCAGCGGGAGTACTACGAGAAGGCCGTGGACTTCGTCGACCGCCGCGGCATCCGCACCGGCACCGTCGAGCAGGTCCTGGAGCTGTGGGGCCGCACGCTGGACGCGATCGACGCGGAGGACCTCGACCGTATCGGCACCGAGATCGACTGGGTCATGAAGTACAAGCTCATCGAGCGGTACCGGGCCAAGCACAACATGACCATGTCGCACCCGCGTGTCGCGCAGATAGACCTCGCCTACCACGACATCCACCGCCGGCGAGGGCTGTACTACCTCCTGGAGAAGAAGGGCCAGGCGGCCCGGATCTGCAACGACCTGAAGATCTTCGAGGGCAAGTCCGTGCCCCCGCAGACCACCAGGGCGCGGCTGCGCGGCGACTTCATCCGCCGAGCTCAGGAGCAGCGACGGGACTTCACCGTCGACTGGGTGCACCTCAAGCTGAACGACCAGGCCCAGCGGACCGTACTGTGCAAGGACCCGTTCCGCTCGGTCGACGACCGGGTGGAAAAACTCATCGCGGGCATGTAG
- a CDS encoding DEAD/DEAH box helicase: MTEDLSPAERYAAARIRAAEEATALAPFREMYEFDLDPFQIEACQALEAGKGVLVAAPTGSGKTIVGEFAVHLALQQGRKCFYTTPIKALSNQKYADLAKRYGADKVGLLTGDNSINSEAPVVVMTTEVLRNMLYAGSQSLLGLGYVVMDEVHYLSDRFRGAVWEEVIIHLPESVTLVSLSATVSNAEEFGDWLDTVRGDTEVIVSEHRPVPLWQHVMAGRRMYDLFEEESDHGGRGTGRREVNPDLVRLARMENQRTYNPRDRRRGKMVREADRERERRQRSRIWTPGRPEVIDRLDAEGLLPAITFIFSRAGCEAAVQQCLYAGLRLNDDEARVRVREIVEERTRSIPTEDLHVLGYYEWLEGLERGVAAHHAGMLPTFKEVVEELFVRGLVKAVFATETLALGINMPARSVVLEKLVKWNGEQHADITPGEYTQLTGRAGRRGIDVEGHAVVLWQRGMDPAALAGLAGTRTYPLRSSFRPSYNMAVNLVQQFGRHRSRELLETSFAQFQADRSVVGISRQVQKNEEGLEGYRAGMTCHLGDFEEYARLRRELKDRETELAKQGAAQRRAAAATSLEKLKPGDVIHVPTGKFAGLALVLDPGIPAGRTNGHRGFEQHDGPRPLVLTAERQVKRLASMDFPVPVEALERMRIPKSFNARSPQSRRDLASALRTKAGHIVPDRHRKQRAAAADDREIARLRSELRAHPCHGCDEREDHARWAERYHRLQRDTRQLERRIEGRTNTIARTFDRIVALLTEMDYLRDDEVTEHGKRLARLYGELDLLASECLREGVWEGLNPAELAACVSALVYEARQSDDAVAPKVPAGKAKVALGEMVQIWGRLDALEEDFKINQAEGVGQREPDLGFAWAAYQWASDRSLDEVLREADMPAGDFVRWTKQVIDVLGQIAAAAPREGSTVSKNARKAVEGLLRGVVAYSSVG; encoded by the coding sequence ATGACCGAGGACCTCTCTCCCGCTGAGCGCTACGCCGCCGCCCGCATCCGCGCCGCCGAGGAGGCCACTGCGCTGGCCCCCTTCCGCGAGATGTACGAATTCGATCTGGACCCGTTCCAGATCGAAGCCTGTCAGGCTCTGGAAGCGGGCAAGGGCGTGCTCGTCGCCGCACCCACCGGGTCCGGCAAGACCATCGTCGGCGAGTTCGCCGTCCACCTGGCCCTTCAGCAGGGCCGCAAATGCTTCTACACCACGCCCATCAAGGCGCTGTCCAACCAGAAGTACGCCGACCTGGCCAAGCGCTACGGCGCGGACAAGGTCGGCCTGCTGACCGGCGACAACAGCATCAACTCCGAGGCGCCGGTGGTCGTGATGACCACCGAGGTGCTGCGCAACATGCTGTACGCGGGCTCGCAGTCGCTGCTCGGCCTCGGCTATGTGGTGATGGACGAGGTCCACTACCTCTCCGACCGCTTCCGCGGCGCCGTCTGGGAGGAAGTGATCATCCACCTCCCCGAGTCGGTGACGCTGGTGTCGCTCTCCGCGACCGTCTCCAACGCGGAGGAGTTCGGTGACTGGCTGGACACCGTCCGTGGCGACACCGAGGTGATCGTCTCCGAGCACCGGCCCGTGCCGCTCTGGCAGCACGTCATGGCCGGCCGGCGGATGTACGACCTGTTCGAGGAGGAGAGCGACCACGGCGGCCGGGGGACCGGCCGGCGCGAGGTCAACCCCGACCTGGTGCGTCTGGCGCGGATGGAGAACCAGCGCACGTACAACCCGCGTGACCGGCGGCGCGGCAAGATGGTGCGCGAGGCCGACCGCGAGCGCGAGCGCCGTCAGCGCAGCCGGATCTGGACCCCCGGGCGTCCCGAGGTCATCGACCGGCTCGACGCGGAAGGGCTGCTGCCCGCGATCACCTTCATCTTCAGCCGGGCCGGCTGCGAGGCCGCCGTACAGCAATGTCTGTACGCGGGGCTGCGGTTGAACGACGACGAGGCGCGGGTGAGGGTGCGCGAGATCGTCGAGGAGCGGACCCGGTCGATCCCCACGGAGGATCTGCACGTCCTCGGCTACTACGAGTGGCTGGAGGGTCTGGAGCGGGGCGTTGCCGCGCACCACGCCGGGATGCTGCCGACCTTCAAGGAAGTCGTCGAGGAACTCTTCGTCCGCGGCCTGGTCAAGGCCGTGTTCGCCACGGAGACACTGGCGCTCGGGATCAACATGCCCGCGCGTTCCGTGGTGTTGGAGAAGCTCGTCAAGTGGAACGGCGAGCAGCACGCGGACATCACGCCCGGTGAGTACACGCAGTTGACGGGGCGCGCCGGGCGGCGCGGTATCGATGTCGAGGGTCATGCCGTGGTGCTGTGGCAGCGCGGCATGGACCCGGCGGCGCTCGCGGGTCTCGCCGGCACGCGGACCTACCCCCTGCGCTCCAGCTTCAGGCCGTCGTACAACATGGCGGTCAATCTGGTGCAGCAGTTCGGTCGGCACCGCTCGCGCGAGCTGCTGGAGACGTCGTTCGCGCAGTTCCAGGCGGACAGGTCCGTTGTCGGTATCTCGCGTCAGGTCCAGAAGAACGAAGAGGGCCTGGAGGGCTACCGCGCGGGCATGACCTGCCACCTCGGCGACTTCGAGGAGTACGCGCGGCTGCGCCGTGAACTCAAGGACCGCGAGACCGAGCTGGCGAAGCAGGGCGCGGCACAGCGGCGGGCCGCGGCGGCGACCTCGCTGGAGAAGCTGAAGCCCGGCGACGTCATCCATGTGCCGACGGGCAAGTTCGCCGGTCTGGCGCTGGTGCTCGACCCCGGGATCCCGGCGGGACGGACCAACGGACACCGCGGGTTCGAACAGCACGACGGCCCGCGGCCGTTGGTGCTGACCGCGGAGAGGCAGGTCAAGCGGCTGGCGTCGATGGACTTCCCGGTGCCGGTGGAGGCGCTGGAGCGGATGCGGATCCCGAAGTCGTTCAACGCGCGGTCGCCGCAGTCGCGGCGCGACCTGGCGTCCGCGCTGCGCACCAAGGCGGGCCACATCGTCCCCGACAGGCACCGCAAGCAGCGGGCCGCAGCGGCGGACGACCGCGAGATCGCCCGGCTGCGTTCGGAGTTGCGCGCGCACCCGTGCCACGGCTGCGACGAGCGCGAGGACCATGCGCGCTGGGCCGAGCGCTACCACCGGCTCCAGCGGGACACGCGCCAGCTGGAGCGGCGGATCGAGGGCCGGACGAACACCATCGCCCGCACCTTCGACCGCATCGTGGCGCTGCTGACCGAGATGGACTATCTGCGCGACGACGAGGTCACCGAACACGGCAAGCGTCTCGCCCGGCTCTACGGCGAGCTCGACCTGCTGGCGAGCGAGTGCCTGCGCGAGGGTGTGTGGGAGGGGCTCAACCCTGCCGAACTGGCCGCGTGCGTCTCGGCATTGGTCTACGAGGCCCGCCAGTCGGACGACGCGGTGGCCCCAAAGGTCCCGGCGGGCAAGGCGAAGGTCGCGCTCGGCGAGATGGTGCAGATCTGGGGCAGGCTCGACGCGCTCGAAGAAGACTTCAAGATCAACCAGGCGGAGGGTGTGGGCCAGCGGGAACCGGACCTGGGCTTCGCCTGGGCGGCGTACCAGTGGGCGTCGGACAGGAGCCTGGACGAGGTGCTGCGCGAGGCGGACATGCCGGCGGGTGACTTCGTGCGCTGGACGAAGCAGGTGATCGACGTACTCGGTCAGATCGCGGCGGCGGCACCGCGGGAAGGCAGCACGGTCTCGAAGAACGCGCGCAAGGCGGTGGAGGGGTTGCTGCGGGGGGTTGTTGCCTACAGCTCGGTGGGCTGA
- a CDS encoding IS30 family transposase, translating into MDFEIRADRTPQGRKKLSREREEYSRLVQQGYSNTEACRIVGVDRRTGNKWRNGRSGERNRKPVPPVNPVVPASGSSRYLCEDERIHIADRLRENATVRAIAAELGRSPSTVSREIRRNRHPGSGAYRPHAAQARAEARRPRPKPRKILEKPELWEAVQTMLDEKWSPEQICQALRQKFPDRPEMHVVHETVYQALYVQGRGQLRRELAGALRSGRARRRPQRQANCRQPRFTTPMVMISERPAEAADRAVPGHWEGDLIIGKDGKSAIGTLVERATRYVMLLHLPGDHTAEAVLGTLTATVQTLPAQLKRSLTWDQGSEMARHGEFTLATDIPVYFCDPASPWQRGSNENTNGLLRQYFPKGTDLSVHTPDHLTAVADQLNRRPRKTLGWETPAERLHKLLAI; encoded by the coding sequence ATGGACTTCGAGATCCGAGCGGACCGGACGCCGCAGGGGCGTAAGAAGCTGTCACGGGAGCGGGAGGAATACTCCCGGCTCGTGCAGCAGGGCTACAGCAACACCGAGGCGTGCCGGATCGTCGGCGTCGACCGCCGGACGGGCAACAAGTGGCGCAACGGCCGCTCCGGAGAGCGGAACCGGAAGCCGGTACCACCGGTCAATCCGGTGGTACCGGCTTCCGGCTCGTCCCGGTATCTGTGCGAGGACGAGCGGATCCACATTGCCGACCGGCTTCGGGAGAACGCCACCGTGCGGGCGATCGCCGCGGAGCTGGGCCGCAGCCCGTCCACGGTCAGCCGTGAGATACGGCGCAACCGCCACCCCGGAAGCGGGGCCTACCGGCCGCACGCCGCCCAGGCCCGCGCCGAAGCCCGCCGGCCCCGCCCCAAGCCACGCAAGATCCTTGAGAAGCCGGAGCTGTGGGAGGCCGTCCAGACGATGCTGGACGAGAAGTGGAGCCCGGAGCAGATCTGCCAGGCTCTGCGGCAGAAGTTTCCCGACCGGCCGGAGATGCACGTGGTCCACGAGACCGTCTACCAGGCGCTCTATGTCCAGGGCAGGGGCCAGCTGCGCCGTGAGCTTGCCGGCGCTCTGCGTTCCGGCCGCGCCCGCCGCAGACCCCAGCGGCAGGCCAACTGCCGTCAGCCCCGCTTCACCACGCCGATGGTCATGATCAGCGAACGCCCCGCCGAAGCCGCAGACCGAGCTGTTCCCGGGCACTGGGAGGGCGACCTGATCATCGGCAAGGACGGAAAGTCCGCGATCGGCACCCTCGTGGAGCGTGCCACCCGCTACGTGATGCTCCTGCACCTGCCCGGTGACCACACGGCAGAGGCCGTCCTCGGCACCCTGACGGCCACCGTCCAGACCTTGCCCGCCCAGCTGAAGCGGTCCCTGACCTGGGACCAGGGCAGCGAGATGGCGCGACACGGCGAGTTCACCCTTGCCACCGACATCCCGGTCTACTTCTGCGACCCGGCCAGCCCCTGGCAGCGCGGCTCGAACGAGAACACGAACGGCCTGCTGCGGCAGTACTTCCCGAAGGGCACCGACCTGTCCGTCCACACCCCTGACCACCTGACAGCCGTCGCCGACCAGCTCAACCGCCGCCCACGCAAAACGCTCGGCTGGGAAACCCCAGCCGAGCGCCTGCATAAACTGCTCGCGATCTGA
- a CDS encoding helix-turn-helix transcriptional regulator — protein sequence MAANAIDQTRRMLSLVTYLRERPGARVGDVARAFGITEDELISDLDVLPMCGTSFRGGDLLDIDTDGDRIWWHNPDDVAEPLRLAADEATALLVAARAVAMLPGLREGDREALIRATAKLEAAAGEVAGASSRLSVTFESEGGVFAEVDRAISERRRLWLRYYSPARDELTEREVDPIRLFAVGHTYMEAWCRLSEARRTFRLDRVAEIKLLDAPSAPPEIELRDLSEGLVQPSADDPEVVIEVGPGGRWVAEYYPHDSAEELADGCLRITLRTPSPSSLRRLALRLGQDGRIVAPQDLADSARQAAREALAAYDGQE from the coding sequence ATGGCCGCCAACGCCATCGATCAGACCAGACGGATGCTCTCGCTGGTGACCTATCTGCGCGAGCGCCCCGGCGCCCGCGTCGGGGACGTCGCCCGCGCCTTCGGGATCACCGAGGACGAGCTGATCTCCGACCTCGACGTCCTGCCGATGTGCGGGACCAGCTTCCGTGGCGGTGACCTCCTCGACATCGACACCGACGGCGACCGCATCTGGTGGCACAACCCCGACGACGTCGCCGAGCCGCTGCGTCTCGCGGCCGACGAGGCGACCGCGCTGCTGGTGGCCGCGCGCGCCGTGGCCATGCTGCCCGGGCTGCGCGAGGGCGACCGCGAGGCCCTGATCCGGGCCACCGCCAAGCTGGAGGCGGCCGCGGGCGAGGTGGCCGGGGCGAGCTCGCGGCTGTCCGTGACCTTCGAGTCCGAGGGCGGGGTCTTCGCCGAGGTGGACCGGGCGATCTCGGAGCGCCGGCGGCTGTGGCTGCGGTACTACTCGCCCGCGCGTGACGAGCTCACCGAGCGCGAGGTCGACCCGATCCGGCTCTTCGCCGTCGGGCACACCTACATGGAGGCCTGGTGCCGCCTCTCCGAGGCACGCCGGACCTTCCGGCTCGACCGGGTCGCCGAGATCAAACTGCTCGACGCCCCGTCCGCGCCGCCCGAGATCGAACTGCGGGATCTGTCGGAGGGGCTGGTCCAGCCCTCCGCCGACGATCCCGAGGTGGTCATCGAGGTGGGACCCGGCGGCCGCTGGGTGGCGGAGTACTACCCGCACGACAGCGCCGAGGAGCTCGCGGACGGCTGTCTGCGCATCACCCTGCGTACTCCGTCCCCGTCCTCGCTGCGCCGGCTGGCGCTGCGGCTCGGCCAGGACGGCCGGATCGTCGCGCCCCAGGACCTCGCGGACAGCGCGCGGCAGGCGGCACGCGAGGCGCTCGCGGCCTACGACGGCCAGGAATAG